From Pseudofrankia saprophytica, a single genomic window includes:
- a CDS encoding CHAT domain-containing protein — MDVTGPNGWRWLLLEPGSGAPLAEHQVTVDHGRWQTRAFAELFHYLDVNADPDDRVRSEQAITGLLGAWAAEELLGSDICEEIAAAVPVTVSVEVPEELSFLPDWPWELASVDGQPLVRHGATFCYEIAAPSVAGRPGRAPRKDPVGDTLRILAVFSQPDGTGTLALRRERHALTGAIQELTGRQGRKIELRILQYGATRALLTETVEEGAGWDLLHLSCHGTVDTVFLETADGRPDPVSTADLIDMLRPSRHRVKLAVLSACQSAAATAAQTLRWLGLPEQAEQLEQAEQAARAERAALLGRPEQARTAVTPLPDDLSRAAAGSTTLAGAGLARALMAALGCAVLAMRYPVGDEFAIRLADRFYDLLLRAGTAVDVATARAIADAAGPAPTLTAPPASLVTPVLLGSAAGLRLSAPTGPVELAATSAKTKDLPAEPPRFVGRGGVLTRAFAALAAGSDRVGVLLHGMAGAGKTACALELAYRQADAFERVVWWSAPQQPDDHLRGLPDFAVALSLQLGLPVANEVVAADRFEAFLPRLAAALAQTGVLVVVDNLESLLGDGGTWRDPRWPRLLAALAPPGGQSRLLLTSRTVPVPAPAGGPGGNGARTWAAAGVLVEPIHALSLAEAAVLARELPGLRALLHADDHEPGAARDHGEARAAGARADRDLVQRALRVVQGHPKLLELADAAARAGRDVLATRVRLAETAAATGARPLAAFFDEGESALGPDGFLTALASWVDVTVAGLSASARLLMELVCGLEDDDRELGIVEANWADVWSRLGRPGEAPALAGVLPELEAGALVAVDRGVGGLSDDSEDGSSVGAGVHPGVAEAVRAVTPVEVRGAVDVELAAFWRQGVAVGLGEGGGGERGWLVVRAGVAAAPYLLRLGELNLAAALLEQAFRRSGGGPGVVGRVLPLLAQIAEATGAPKDQGLYGRVLERVDPVRAEGVLRGALAAAVAAGDHRVAAAASGDLADLLRDRGRLREALAVAEAKVAYTEAGGLGPWTQAGDEGRVLQLRLSLGDAAWALAGAEVLLGRLDVLPDRPGQDDTAQPWGVREVVLHIAASAALDLGSWEQGLDLSARMAASMRARGASEYEIAATCRFADYSPLLRLGRYDEADVLLADCQRIFTDAGDLAILGQTFGARADLAAARGRPDEAVRLEHTALRLKYSRPDPDVVAASHHNLANYLTRTAGSGSEVVAHRLAAALLYHLTGITSTSQTNTMRTLGAALARYPDMTPPDTVAAVAAVVEQVDGVHWADLVDTLTTDRPTADQALHNLITTARALATEPEPGPDLHRYLVEWEPVIAAVATAVTTDRPIPAELDEHLDQLAQTDDWAHLAAALRRVLAGDRVREALAAALDQIDTAILTEILARIAAPGPQGDDQVPAP, encoded by the coding sequence GTGGACGTGACGGGTCCGAACGGCTGGCGCTGGCTGCTGCTCGAACCGGGCTCGGGGGCGCCGCTCGCCGAGCACCAGGTCACGGTCGACCACGGCCGTTGGCAGACCAGGGCGTTCGCCGAGCTGTTCCACTACCTGGACGTCAACGCCGACCCCGACGACCGCGTCCGTTCCGAGCAGGCGATCACTGGCCTTCTCGGCGCCTGGGCGGCTGAGGAGCTGCTGGGCTCCGACATCTGCGAGGAGATCGCGGCGGCGGTGCCGGTCACCGTCAGCGTCGAGGTGCCTGAAGAGCTGAGCTTCCTGCCGGACTGGCCCTGGGAGCTGGCCTCCGTCGACGGGCAGCCACTCGTCCGGCACGGCGCGACGTTCTGCTACGAGATCGCGGCCCCGTCGGTCGCCGGACGGCCCGGCCGGGCGCCGCGGAAGGACCCGGTGGGGGACACGCTGCGGATCCTCGCGGTGTTCTCCCAGCCCGACGGTACGGGCACCCTTGCGCTGCGGCGGGAGCGACATGCGCTGACCGGGGCGATCCAGGAGCTGACCGGCCGGCAGGGCCGGAAGATCGAGCTGCGGATCCTCCAGTACGGCGCCACCCGCGCGTTGCTCACCGAGACGGTCGAGGAGGGCGCCGGCTGGGACCTGCTGCACCTGTCCTGCCATGGCACCGTCGACACGGTCTTCCTGGAGACCGCCGACGGCCGCCCCGACCCGGTCAGCACCGCCGACCTGATCGACATGCTCCGCCCGTCCCGCCACCGGGTGAAGCTCGCTGTGCTCTCCGCCTGCCAGTCCGCCGCCGCGACCGCCGCCCAGACACTGCGCTGGCTCGGCCTGCCCGAACAGGCCGAACAGCTCGAACAGGCCGAACAGGCGGCGCGGGCGGAGCGGGCAGCACTGCTCGGGCGGCCCGAGCAGGCGCGAACCGCCGTGACGCCGCTGCCTGACGACCTGAGCAGGGCCGCCGCCGGTTCGACCACCCTGGCAGGCGCGGGACTCGCGCGTGCGCTGATGGCTGCGCTCGGCTGCGCGGTGCTCGCGATGCGCTACCCGGTGGGCGACGAGTTCGCGATCCGGCTCGCGGACCGGTTCTACGACCTGCTGCTGCGCGCCGGCACCGCCGTCGACGTGGCCACCGCGCGCGCCATTGCCGACGCCGCCGGTCCGGCCCCCACCCTGACCGCCCCGCCTGCCTCGCTGGTGACCCCGGTCCTCCTCGGCTCCGCCGCCGGCCTGAGGCTGAGCGCCCCGACCGGCCCGGTCGAGCTCGCCGCCACCTCGGCGAAGACCAAGGATCTGCCCGCGGAGCCGCCCCGTTTCGTCGGCCGCGGCGGGGTGCTGACCCGTGCCTTCGCGGCACTCGCCGCCGGCAGCGACCGGGTCGGCGTCCTCCTGCACGGCATGGCCGGCGCCGGCAAGACCGCCTGCGCCCTGGAGCTGGCATACCGGCAGGCCGACGCGTTCGAGCGGGTCGTCTGGTGGAGCGCGCCGCAGCAGCCGGACGACCATCTGCGCGGGCTGCCGGACTTCGCGGTGGCACTCAGCCTCCAGCTCGGCCTGCCGGTCGCCAACGAGGTCGTCGCCGCGGACCGGTTCGAGGCCTTCCTGCCGAGGCTCGCGGCGGCCCTCGCCCAGACCGGTGTGCTCGTCGTCGTCGACAACCTCGAAAGCCTGCTCGGCGACGGTGGCACCTGGCGGGACCCGCGCTGGCCCCGGCTGCTCGCCGCCCTCGCGCCGCCCGGCGGTCAGTCCCGCCTGCTCCTGACCAGCCGGACCGTCCCGGTTCCCGCGCCGGCCGGCGGGCCCGGTGGGAACGGCGCGCGGACCTGGGCGGCGGCCGGCGTGCTGGTCGAGCCGATCCACGCGCTCTCCCTCGCCGAGGCCGCCGTGCTCGCCCGGGAGCTGCCCGGCCTGCGCGCCCTGCTGCACGCCGACGACCACGAGCCCGGCGCCGCCCGCGACCACGGCGAGGCGCGCGCCGCCGGCGCCCGGGCCGACCGGGACCTGGTCCAGCGCGCCCTGCGCGTCGTCCAGGGCCACCCGAAGCTCCTGGAGCTGGCTGACGCGGCAGCCAGGGCGGGCCGTGACGTCCTCGCGACCAGGGTCAGATTGGCCGAGACCGCGGCGGCCACGGGTGCCCGGCCGCTGGCCGCCTTCTTCGACGAGGGCGAGAGCGCCCTGGGCCCGGACGGCTTCCTTACGGCCCTAGCGAGCTGGGTGGACGTGACGGTTGCCGGTCTGTCCGCCTCGGCCCGGCTGCTGATGGAGCTGGTGTGCGGTCTGGAGGACGACGACCGGGAGCTGGGGATCGTCGAGGCGAACTGGGCGGATGTGTGGTCGCGGCTGGGCCGCCCAGGTGAGGCGCCCGCGCTGGCTGGCGTGCTGCCTGAGTTGGAGGCCGGCGCGTTGGTGGCGGTGGATCGTGGCGTGGGCGGGCTGTCGGATGACTCGGAGGACGGTTCGTCGGTGGGGGCTGGGGTGCATCCGGGGGTGGCGGAGGCGGTGCGGGCTGTGACACCGGTGGAGGTGCGTGGCGCGGTGGATGTGGAGTTGGCGGCGTTCTGGCGCCAGGGGGTTGCTGTCGGTCTTGGTGAGGGTGGGGGTGGTGAGCGGGGGTGGTTGGTGGTGCGGGCGGGGGTGGCGGCGGCGCCGTACCTGCTGCGGCTGGGTGAGCTGAATTTGGCGGCGGCCCTGCTGGAGCAGGCGTTTCGGCGGTCTGGGGGTGGTCCTGGGGTGGTGGGGCGGGTGTTGCCGTTGCTGGCGCAGATCGCCGAGGCGACTGGTGCGCCGAAGGACCAGGGGCTGTATGGGCGGGTGCTGGAGCGGGTGGATCCGGTGCGGGCGGAGGGGGTGTTGCGGGGTGCGTTGGCGGCGGCGGTCGCGGCTGGGGATCATCGGGTCGCGGCCGCGGCCAGCGGCGATCTGGCGGATCTGTTGCGGGATCGGGGCCGGTTGCGGGAGGCGCTGGCGGTCGCCGAAGCGAAGGTGGCGTACACGGAGGCGGGTGGGTTGGGCCCGTGGACCCAGGCCGGCGATGAGGGCCGGGTGTTGCAGCTGCGGCTGAGTCTGGGGGACGCGGCCTGGGCGTTGGCCGGCGCGGAGGTGTTGCTGGGCCGGCTCGACGTCCTGCCCGACCGGCCCGGCCAGGACGACACGGCCCAGCCGTGGGGTGTCCGTGAGGTGGTTCTGCATATCGCCGCGAGCGCGGCCCTGGATCTGGGCAGTTGGGAGCAGGGGCTGGATCTGTCTGCGCGGATGGCGGCGAGCATGCGGGCTCGGGGTGCGAGTGAGTACGAGATCGCCGCGACCTGCCGGTTCGCGGACTACAGCCCGCTGCTGCGCCTGGGTCGGTACGACGAGGCTGACGTGCTGTTGGCTGACTGTCAGCGGATCTTCACCGACGCCGGTGACCTCGCGATCCTCGGCCAGACGTTCGGCGCCCGCGCCGACCTCGCCGCCGCGCGCGGCCGGCCCGACGAGGCGGTCCGCCTCGAACACACCGCGCTACGACTCAAGTACAGCCGGCCCGACCCGGACGTCGTCGCCGCCTCCCACCACAACCTCGCCAACTACCTGACCCGCACCGCCGGCAGCGGGTCCGAGGTGGTAGCTCACCGGCTCGCCGCCGCGCTGCTGTACCACCTCACCGGCATCACCAGCACCTCGCAGACCAACACCATGCGGACGCTGGGCGCCGCCCTAGCCCGCTATCCGGACATGACCCCGCCCGACACGGTCGCCGCGGTCGCCGCGGTCGTCGAACAGGTCGACGGCGTCCACTGGGCCGACCTCGTCGACACGCTCACCACCGACCGCCCCACCGCCGACCAGGCCCTCCACAACCTGATCACCACGGCCCGCGCCCTGGCCACCGAGCCAGAGCCGGGCCCGGATCTCCACCGGTACCTCGTGGAATGGGAACCGGTAATCGCCGCCGTTGCCACCGCCGTGACCACGGACCGGCCCATTCCCGCCGAACTCGACGAGCACCTCGACCAGCTCGCCCAAACCGATGACTGGGCGCACCTGGCGGCGGCGCTGCGGCGGGTCCTGGCCGGCGACCGCGTCCGCGAGGCCCTCGCCGCCGCCCTCGACCAGATCGACACCGCGATTCTCACCGAGATCCTGGCCCGCATAGCCGCGCCCGGCCCCCAAGGAGATGACCAAGTCCCCGCACCCTAG
- a CDS encoding helix-turn-helix domain-containing protein, with protein sequence MSGDQTGAPELLSVRETARRLGVHENTIRNWVKQGLLPTAKVPGARFHRFDARDVQRLQDQRGASVLSVAPDRRTLGPELVGASQLHQWAATREAQDTFPEVMRRLFVSTTGLTGVSVRAGDGVSAGGWDGHAESEGTSYLPKGSLYFEFGVGRDSRAKADADYKKRREDPAGAVPSKSIFIFATPRRWPGADEWAAQRRADQFFRDVRVLDADDLEGWLQASPTAHYWTSEQLGRSPRDGETLERWWNRFQVRTDPALRAELFRSGRDKQCQQLSDLLNGDATVTTVQAGSRDEAVAFLYSVIGPTHGTSGLVDQALVISSADVWNRVSSQPGRILLVPLFNDPEIFSARSHHIILPAGPDEIVRASAIILPPPERRGAANSLKASGIPDDRADRLAALARRSLPALMRTLARDPRVLRPSWARSPAAAIIAPLVLAGAWSDIPEDKKIISLLADVPWDDVEAVLLQGLKTDDPPFVRSGGKWHLTSAEEAFLVLHDSLRLADLDRWHRIAGAVLLSADPTFDHAELISGGSEGIDGSTSAVLRKGLAQGAALLSSLGNELLGDGVSGSDQARRLVQKVLRRANTDTTAHVWRSLADVLPLLAEAAPNCFLEAVDEDLSRPEPILTLMFQDNDQGSGAYGSSSHTGLLWALETLCWSKDLVAEASYMLARLHTVDPGGRLSNRPLTSLQEVLAGWVHNTAAPVETKIGIIDYLRRRLPDVGWKVILGVWPSSHAISHPPHDPRFHDWKPDEAAVLIPEWIDYIGRLVRIAIDSADTDPQRWADLGVRLGPLPPAERKRLIDGLDLFSEIAELDSDQRLLLWEPIYKEVSRNRAFRTAAWAMDGDSLARLEIVAERLKPTTNAQRYAYLFEWHPDLPEIDLMNHEEYAAEVLRLRTQAVTEILAEGSIDGLQRLAEKSIASGQLGWVVGAVVSENLTPALLSWLDSENLRIRNTAAAWAERKLSDHGIRWLHETLRRPEAAHPARREAIALSVPARPEYWDALNDIDPELINTYWKNTSARFISAVDIDRAARELLSHGRAWAAVQLIASPGVLGGEGESFCSPALVAAVLDKAIVTDPAGTQPSSLAYEVGRLLDYLERENVEFQLRMRYEFALFRFLEDQREPRALFKALDGDPSFFVDLISRIYRGRNEVRRQLSEHDEAIARHAWWIIKNWRNLPGRRDDDTVDAEHLNRWVREARLALAEADRADVGDEQIGEVLAASPAGADGIWPAEPVRELLEVIGSPSMQNGLHIGVMNDRGVTTRGVYDGGEQERVLASRYREWASLAKINWPRTARILQNISEDYERQAQQEDRQARFWADSD encoded by the coding sequence ATGAGTGGAGACCAGACTGGGGCCCCAGAGCTGCTGAGCGTGCGGGAGACCGCCCGCCGCCTTGGTGTCCACGAGAACACGATCCGTAACTGGGTGAAACAGGGGCTTCTCCCGACCGCCAAGGTGCCTGGCGCGCGGTTCCACCGCTTCGATGCTCGAGATGTGCAACGTCTTCAGGACCAGCGAGGGGCCTCCGTGTTGTCGGTGGCCCCAGATCGACGGACGCTGGGGCCCGAGCTGGTCGGCGCGAGCCAACTCCACCAGTGGGCGGCTACCCGGGAGGCGCAGGACACGTTCCCGGAGGTGATGCGACGACTGTTCGTCTCTACAACCGGTCTAACCGGGGTTTCAGTTCGTGCCGGCGATGGTGTCTCGGCCGGCGGCTGGGACGGTCACGCCGAGTCGGAAGGAACCTCTTATCTACCTAAGGGATCGCTGTACTTCGAGTTTGGTGTAGGCAGAGATTCCCGAGCAAAAGCAGATGCCGATTACAAGAAGCGACGAGAAGACCCGGCAGGCGCCGTCCCGTCAAAATCGATCTTTATTTTCGCGACACCCAGGCGGTGGCCCGGTGCGGACGAATGGGCAGCTCAGCGGCGTGCTGACCAGTTTTTCCGTGACGTCCGTGTTCTTGACGCTGACGATCTGGAAGGGTGGCTTCAAGCCTCGCCAACCGCTCACTACTGGACCTCCGAGCAACTTGGTCGAAGCCCGCGAGATGGGGAGACCCTCGAACGGTGGTGGAATCGCTTTCAGGTTCGTACAGATCCCGCGCTTCGCGCCGAGTTGTTTCGCAGCGGTCGGGATAAGCAGTGTCAGCAGCTAAGTGATCTTCTCAATGGGGATGCGACCGTCACTACAGTACAAGCGGGGTCGCGGGATGAGGCCGTCGCCTTCCTGTATTCGGTCATCGGACCAACGCATGGGACTTCCGGGCTCGTCGATCAAGCACTCGTCATATCCTCGGCCGACGTCTGGAATCGTGTTAGCTCGCAACCCGGTCGAATACTGCTCGTTCCTCTGTTCAACGATCCTGAAATTTTTTCCGCTCGCAGCCACCACATCATCCTGCCTGCCGGTCCGGATGAAATCGTACGAGCCTCAGCGATCATCCTTCCTCCACCCGAACGAAGAGGCGCCGCCAACTCGCTGAAGGCGTCGGGGATACCTGACGACCGCGCCGATCGACTGGCTGCTTTGGCCCGCCGCAGCCTCCCGGCACTGATGCGCACCCTGGCCCGTGACCCGAGAGTATTGCGCCCCTCGTGGGCACGCTCCCCGGCCGCCGCGATCATAGCGCCGCTCGTGCTAGCAGGCGCGTGGAGCGACATTCCTGAAGATAAGAAGATAATTAGCCTTCTCGCGGATGTTCCGTGGGACGACGTGGAGGCAGTACTGCTGCAAGGACTCAAGACAGATGATCCGCCGTTCGTTCGTTCAGGTGGTAAGTGGCATCTCACCTCGGCGGAAGAGGCTTTCCTGGTCCTCCACGACAGTCTGAGGTTGGCGGACCTTGACCGCTGGCACCGGATTGCTGGAGCAGTCCTCCTGTCTGCCGACCCGACATTTGATCACGCCGAACTAATCTCAGGGGGCTCCGAGGGGATAGACGGATCTACTTCAGCCGTTCTCCGAAAGGGACTAGCGCAAGGTGCCGCCCTGCTTAGCTCTCTGGGAAATGAACTACTCGGCGACGGAGTGAGCGGATCCGACCAAGCGCGACGCTTGGTACAAAAAGTTCTCAGGCGTGCCAACACCGATACCACGGCGCATGTATGGCGGTCGCTGGCAGACGTACTGCCATTGCTTGCGGAGGCTGCTCCAAACTGCTTCTTGGAAGCTGTCGACGAGGACCTTTCTCGCCCTGAACCGATTCTCACCCTTATGTTTCAGGACAATGATCAAGGGTCTGGCGCCTACGGATCTTCGTCGCATACTGGACTATTGTGGGCACTTGAAACTCTATGTTGGTCCAAAGATCTTGTCGCCGAGGCGTCGTACATGCTCGCGCGCCTCCACACTGTCGATCCCGGTGGACGCCTGTCGAACAGGCCCCTCACAAGCCTGCAAGAAGTACTTGCCGGCTGGGTTCACAACACGGCCGCCCCCGTCGAAACGAAGATAGGCATAATCGATTATCTGCGGCGCCGGCTACCTGATGTGGGTTGGAAGGTGATTCTCGGCGTGTGGCCGAGCAGTCACGCCATCTCGCATCCACCGCATGATCCACGGTTCCATGACTGGAAACCCGACGAAGCTGCGGTCCTCATCCCGGAGTGGATTGACTACATCGGAAGACTCGTGCGGATCGCCATCGACTCAGCTGACACTGATCCGCAACGGTGGGCCGACCTGGGGGTTCGTCTAGGACCACTTCCTCCAGCAGAGCGAAAGCGACTGATCGATGGGCTCGACCTCTTCAGCGAGATTGCGGAACTGGACTCGGATCAGCGCCTTCTATTGTGGGAACCAATCTACAAGGAGGTCAGCCGGAATCGCGCGTTCCGGACTGCGGCGTGGGCGATGGATGGCGACAGTCTTGCCCGTTTGGAAATAGTCGCCGAACGACTTAAGCCCACGACGAATGCGCAGCGGTATGCTTATCTTTTCGAGTGGCATCCGGATTTGCCTGAGATTGATCTTATGAATCACGAAGAATATGCCGCAGAAGTCCTCAGATTGCGGACGCAAGCTGTGACCGAGATACTCGCCGAAGGGTCGATTGATGGTCTGCAACGGTTGGCGGAGAAGAGCATTGCATCAGGCCAACTAGGATGGGTTGTCGGAGCTGTAGTTTCTGAAAATCTCACGCCGGCACTTCTTTCTTGGCTCGATTCCGAGAATCTAAGAATCAGGAACACTGCGGCGGCTTGGGCCGAACGTAAGCTATCGGACCACGGTATCCGATGGCTTCATGAGACGCTTCGGCGTCCGGAGGCCGCCCATCCTGCTCGGCGAGAGGCAATTGCTCTAAGTGTGCCCGCTCGTCCTGAATATTGGGACGCGCTGAACGACATCGATCCAGAGCTCATAAATACGTACTGGAAAAATACGTCGGCGAGATTTATTTCGGCCGTCGACATTGACCGTGCGGCACGAGAACTTCTTAGCCACGGGCGAGCTTGGGCCGCTGTACAGTTGATAGCAAGTCCCGGAGTTCTAGGGGGAGAGGGGGAATCGTTCTGTTCGCCAGCGCTTGTGGCCGCAGTACTCGACAAGGCGATAGTTACCGATCCAGCGGGTACTCAGCCGTCGTCGCTTGCATACGAAGTTGGACGTCTTCTTGACTACTTGGAAAGAGAGAATGTCGAATTTCAATTGCGAATGCGATACGAGTTCGCGCTCTTTCGATTTCTTGAAGATCAACGGGAACCACGAGCTTTGTTTAAGGCGCTTGACGGCGACCCGAGTTTTTTCGTCGACCTTATTTCTAGAATCTACCGTGGAAGAAATGAGGTGCGACGCCAGCTTAGCGAGCACGATGAGGCGATTGCTCGTCATGCATGGTGGATCATTAAGAACTGGCGTAATCTCCCGGGGCGCCGTGATGACGATACGGTTGATGCGGAACACCTCAACCGCTGGGTGCGCGAGGCTCGGCTCGCGCTTGCAGAGGCTGATCGGGCTGACGTGGGCGACGAACAGATAGGCGAAGTCCTTGCGGCGAGTCCAGCTGGCGCTGATGGTATCTGGCCTGCCGAACCTGTCCGGGAACTTCTGGAGGTAATCGGTAGCCCATCCATGCAGAACGGACTGCATATCGGGGTGATGAATGACAGAGGCGTCACTACACGTGGGGTTTACGACGGAGGTGAACAGGAGCGAGTC